The following coding sequences are from one SAR116 cluster alpha proteobacterium HIMB100 window:
- a CDS encoding lysyl-tRNA synthetase, archaeal and spirochete (PFAM: tRNA synthetases class I (K)~TIGRFAM: lysyl-tRNA synthetase, archaeal and spirochete): MSVDQLKSLAEQAKAWPFAEARALQARLSKLKDDRPDRPVLFETGYGPSGLPHIGTFGEVVRTSMVRRAFETLTGRQTRLVCFSDDMDGLRKVPDNVPNPDMIADYLQMPLTKVPDPFGTHSSFGAHNNARLQAFLDSFGFDYEFISATDMYKSGQFDAALLDILANYDAVTNVILPTLGPERRETYSPFLPVCPRTGRVLQAKVIGQNSDTGEITYIDPETDEAVTVPVTGGSCKLQWKADWAMRWYALGVDYEMSGKDLIDSVTLSSKIVRALKADPPAGFSYELFLDQNGEKISKSKGNGLSVEDWLRYGNPESLALFMYGQPKRAKRLYFDLIPKTVDEFYTHKEKLADAEAAAALENPAWHIRLEQSTAAETMPVSFSLLLNLAAVCSAETPETLWAYIRAYAPQTSPDSHPELDRLAGYAVQFYQDRVRPTKQYRLATATEKTHITALRDALAALPADAPAQDVQSVVYAAGKEHYENLRDWFTCLYETMLGQTQGPRMGSFFCLYGLRESVALCDKVLNDELADAS, from the coding sequence GTGTCTGTAGACCAACTTAAATCACTAGCTGAACAGGCCAAGGCCTGGCCTTTTGCTGAAGCCCGCGCTCTTCAGGCGCGCCTGTCGAAATTGAAAGATGACAGGCCTGACCGGCCGGTTTTGTTTGAAACCGGTTATGGTCCGTCCGGATTACCGCATATTGGCACATTTGGCGAGGTGGTCAGAACCTCTATGGTGCGCCGTGCCTTTGAAACTCTGACCGGCCGCCAGACACGTCTTGTCTGTTTCTCGGACGATATGGATGGCCTGCGCAAAGTCCCTGATAATGTGCCGAACCCGGATATGATCGCCGATTATCTGCAAATGCCGCTGACAAAGGTTCCTGACCCGTTTGGCACGCATTCCTCTTTCGGGGCACATAATAACGCCCGCCTGCAGGCCTTTTTGGACAGCTTCGGCTTTGATTACGAATTTATCAGCGCCACAGATATGTATAAATCTGGCCAGTTTGACGCAGCATTGCTGGATATCCTGGCGAATTATGATGCTGTGACAAATGTGATTTTACCAACGCTTGGCCCTGAGCGCCGCGAAACCTACAGCCCGTTTCTGCCGGTCTGTCCGCGTACAGGACGGGTTTTGCAGGCGAAGGTGATAGGACAAAACAGCGACACCGGTGAAATCACCTACATCGATCCTGAAACAGATGAGGCGGTGACTGTGCCGGTCACCGGGGGCAGTTGCAAACTGCAATGGAAAGCTGATTGGGCGATGCGCTGGTATGCGCTGGGCGTGGATTACGAAATGAGCGGCAAGGATCTGATCGATTCTGTTACCTTGTCCTCAAAGATCGTCCGAGCCCTGAAGGCCGACCCACCAGCTGGGTTTTCTTATGAGCTGTTTTTGGATCAAAATGGCGAGAAAATCTCCAAATCAAAGGGCAATGGCCTGTCTGTTGAAGACTGGCTGCGCTATGGCAATCCTGAATCCCTGGCATTATTTATGTATGGCCAGCCAAAACGGGCCAAACGGCTGTATTTTGATCTCATCCCAAAAACAGTGGATGAGTTTTATACCCATAAAGAAAAGCTGGCAGATGCTGAAGCGGCGGCGGCGCTGGAAAACCCTGCCTGGCATATCCGCCTTGAACAGAGCACAGCAGCTGAAACAATGCCGGTCAGTTTTTCTTTATTGTTGAATCTGGCTGCTGTCTGTTCTGCTGAAACGCCAGAAACATTATGGGCATATATCCGGGCCTATGCCCCGCAAACCAGCCCTGATAGTCATCCCGAACTTGACCGGCTGGCGGGCTATGCGGTGCAATTTTATCAGGACCGGGTGCGGCCAACCAAACAATATCGCCTGGCAACAGCGACTGAAAAGACCCATATCACAGCTTTGCGTGATGCGCTGGCGGCTCTGCCTGCTGATGCACCCGCTCAGGATGTGCAGTCAGTTGTTTATGCGGCGGGCAAAGAACATTATGAAAATCTGCGTGACTGGTTCACCTGTTTATATGAAACCATGCTGGGCCAGACGCAAGGTCCGCGTATGGGCAGCTTCTTTTGTCTGTACGGGCTTCGCGAATCTGTTGCCTTATGTGATAAGGTGCTGAATGACGAGCTGGCTGACGCCTCGTGA